A stretch of the Staphylococcus sp. NRL 16/872 genome encodes the following:
- the recU gene encoding Holliday junction resolvase RecU, with protein sequence MNYPNGKPFKENKTKVGSHSRSSFSKIEYGGRGMSLEKDIELSNDYYLVHGKAVIHKKPTPVQIVNVHYPKRSKAVINEAYFRTPSTTDYNGVYEGYYIDFEAKETKNKTSFPLNNIHDHQVEHMKNTFLQKGIVFLIIRFKMLDEVYLLPFSKFEPFWKKYKNEIKKSITVEEIRKNSYYIPYQYQPRLDYLKAVDKLILDESEDRV encoded by the coding sequence ATGAATTATCCTAATGGGAAACCTTTCAAGGAAAATAAGACTAAGGTCGGAAGTCATTCACGTTCATCCTTTAGTAAGATAGAGTATGGTGGACGAGGGATGTCCCTTGAAAAAGATATTGAATTATCAAACGATTATTATTTAGTACATGGAAAGGCTGTTATACATAAAAAACCTACGCCAGTTCAAATCGTTAATGTTCATTATCCCAAACGAAGTAAAGCCGTAATTAACGAAGCTTACTTTCGTACTCCTTCTACAACTGATTATAATGGTGTTTATGAAGGCTATTATATTGATTTTGAAGCAAAGGAAACTAAAAATAAAACTTCCTTTCCTTTGAATAATATTCATGATCATCAAGTTGAACATATGAAGAATACATTTCTTCAGAAAGGAATTGTATTTTTAATAATAAGGTTCAAAATGCTTGATGAAGTATATCTTTTGCCTTTTTCTAAATTCGAACCTTTTTGGAAAAAATATAAAAATGAAATAAAAAAATCAATAACAGTTGAAGAAATAAGAAAAAATAGTTACTATATTCCTTATCAGTATCAACCAAGATTAGATTACCTCAAGGCTGTTGATAAGTTGATATTAGATGAAAGTGAGGACCGCGTATGA